The sequence GATTCATCaatgagaggattaaatgaacaTATACACAATGCACCTGGCATGTGAGCACTACAGTGTAGGTATAACTGTTAGAAAACTCAAAAAAATCTGATTTATGAGACAAATTCATTCTAGGCATGTGAACTTGGACAATTCACTTTATTCATATAAAAAATCAAGATGTTGTGAAATTGATCTGAAAAGACCTTTCTTCCCCTTATCTACTCTTTAGATAAGCTATTGCTAAATTGTATTGTCATGCCCATGCTTTAGAAATGGAGAATactgaaaaacaaattatttatttaataaaataatgcttCTACATTTCAGTTCTATGcaaccattttgttttgttttggtttttgctGATCAACGTGTTCCTTTACTTCTCTTTGCTATAGAGCATCTCATGAACTCTCAAATCACATCCATGGAGAACAATACAGAGGTGAGAGAATTCATCCTGCTAGGACTAACCAATGCCCCAGAACTGCAGGTCCCCCTCTTTATAATGTTCACCCTCATCTACCTCAACACTGTGATTGGAAACCTGGGGATAATCATGTTGATCCTTCTGGACTCTCGTCTCCACACTCCTATGTACTTTTCCCTCTGTAACCTGTCTCTGGTGGATTTGTGTTACTCCTCAACAATAACTCCAAAGGTGATGGCTGGGTTTCTAACAGGAGACAAAGTCATCTCCTACAATGCCTGTGCTACTCAGATGTTCTTTTTTATAGTCTTTGCCACTGTGGAAAATTACCTCTTGGCCTCAATGGCCTATGATCGCTACGCAGCAGTGTGTAAACCCCTACATTACACCACCACCATGACAACAGTTATGTGTGCTTGTATGGCCACAGGCTGCTATAtccttggctttctgaatgctTCTATTAATGTTGGAGACACATTCTGCCTCTCTTTTTGTTTGTCCAATGTGATCCATCACTTTTTTTGTGATGTTCCAGCAGTCATGATTCTGACTTGCTCTGG is a genomic window of Myotis daubentonii chromosome 9, mMyoDau2.1, whole genome shotgun sequence containing:
- the LOC132242256 gene encoding olfactory receptor 5B3-like translates to MENNTEVREFILLGLTNAPELQVPLFIMFTLIYLNTVIGNLGIIMLILLDSRLHTPMYFSLCNLSLVDLCYSSTITPKVMAGFLTGDKVISYNACATQMFFFIVFATVENYLLASMAYDRYAAVCKPLHYTTTMTTVMCACMATGCYILGFLNASINVGDTFCLSFCLSNVIHHFFCDVPAVMILTCSGKHIGELSLILISSFNVFLALFVISISYLFIFITISKMHSRQRYQKALSTCASHLITVSIFYGTVIFMYLQPSSSHSMDTGRIASVFYSMVIPMLNPLVYSLRNKEVKSAFKKVVEKAKFSAS